The Gemmatimonadota bacterium genome has a window encoding:
- a CDS encoding methyltransferase domain-containing protein — protein sequence MTNPWYVDYFGEDYYHFDHHADTDLEVDGLARLIGRPDGNLVLDLGCGYGRVSTPLRKRGYRVVGYDLSPPLLKRARERDPAGTWTWVRGDMRELPFTGRFDTVISLFNTLGYFEEEDENFRVLKSVSEALRPGGRLVCQLVNRDYLVRRFVAQEVHRRDGLILLEEREFDPVANRVHTRSTVLNGAEKRTYASSIRIYTVTELDLLLAAAGMTIGAVHGGLDFRPYDWDTNQLVIVAERTG from the coding sequence ATGACCAATCCCTGGTACGTCGACTACTTCGGCGAAGACTACTACCATTTCGACCACCACGCGGACACGGACCTCGAAGTGGATGGCCTCGCGCGTCTGATCGGGCGTCCGGACGGGAACTTAGTCCTGGACCTCGGCTGCGGCTACGGACGCGTGAGCACGCCGCTGAGAAAACGCGGATACCGGGTCGTGGGATACGACCTGTCTCCCCCGCTGCTGAAGCGCGCCCGCGAACGGGACCCCGCTGGGACCTGGACCTGGGTAAGGGGCGATATGCGCGAACTGCCTTTTACCGGGCGGTTCGACACGGTCATCAGCCTGTTCAACACCCTGGGATATTTTGAAGAGGAAGACGAGAATTTCAGGGTACTGAAGTCGGTCTCCGAGGCACTACGCCCCGGCGGGCGGCTCGTGTGCCAGCTCGTCAACCGCGACTACCTGGTCCGCCGGTTCGTCGCCCAGGAAGTCCATCGGCGAGACGGACTCATCCTGCTCGAAGAGCGCGAGTTCGATCCCGTGGCCAACCGAGTCCATACCCGTTCGACCGTGCTCAACGGCGCCGAAAAGCGGACGTACGCGTCATCCATACGGATCTACACGGTGACCGAACTGGACCTGCTCCTGGCCGCCGCAGGCATGACGATCGGGGCGGTCCACGGCGGACTCGATTTCAGGCCGTACGACTGGGATACGAACCAGTTGGTCATCGTCGCCGAACGGACCGGATAG
- a CDS encoding radical SAM protein, with the protein MSEQVQISPAVEPIAPSPAPPPLQPDAGYLGYDRTLLRPMSLATKLRALLKYLWVRLKGGPMVVNMEVTYLCNATCDFCDYWKTKRSGKLGDYDYVAALRKLNPLTVTLTGGEPTINKQLPEAVRRIKESLGFVYIGMVTHGSLLTVEKAMALWDAGLDHISISLNYIGREHDEERGIEGLYEHITTLVPQLTARGVNVIFNTVIMRENLDHVVPIAHLARTIGAKVSYSCYSDFKNGNETHLVDPAHAERLESVIEDLIYQKSRLGNIVSSAWYLRRIPAYFQDTLTRSCTAAGKWLVQLTPDGDIKPCAELPVQSGYADFKKVSKKIDCNRCWYSCRGETESSLKIGRLWEGLERVWKAGV; encoded by the coding sequence ATGTCCGAACAGGTTCAGATCTCACCGGCGGTGGAACCCATCGCGCCGTCTCCCGCGCCTCCCCCACTGCAGCCGGACGCGGGCTATCTCGGGTACGACCGGACGTTGTTGCGGCCCATGTCCCTCGCTACGAAGCTTCGAGCCCTGCTCAAATACCTGTGGGTGCGATTGAAGGGCGGGCCGATGGTGGTGAACATGGAGGTGACCTACCTGTGCAACGCCACCTGCGATTTCTGTGATTACTGGAAGACGAAACGTTCGGGCAAGCTGGGCGATTACGATTACGTTGCGGCGCTGCGGAAGCTGAACCCCCTGACGGTCACCCTGACCGGCGGGGAACCCACGATCAACAAGCAACTGCCCGAGGCGGTAAGGCGCATCAAGGAATCCCTGGGATTCGTCTACATCGGCATGGTCACCCACGGATCTCTGCTGACCGTGGAAAAGGCCATGGCCCTGTGGGATGCCGGCCTGGACCACATTTCGATTTCGTTGAATTATATCGGACGCGAACACGACGAGGAACGGGGCATCGAGGGTCTCTACGAGCATATCACCACGCTCGTGCCCCAGTTGACGGCCCGGGGGGTCAACGTGATCTTCAACACGGTGATCATGCGGGAGAACCTGGACCACGTCGTGCCTATAGCGCACCTGGCGCGAACCATAGGCGCGAAGGTTTCCTACAGCTGCTACAGCGACTTCAAGAACGGGAACGAAACCCACCTGGTGGATCCCGCCCACGCCGAACGGCTGGAATCCGTGATCGAGGACCTGATCTACCAGAAGTCCCGGTTGGGCAACATCGTCAGTTCCGCCTGGTACCTGCGCCGCATCCCCGCCTATTTCCAGGATACTCTCACGCGGTCCTGCACGGCGGCCGGCAAGTGGCTGGTGCAACTGACCCCCGACGGTGACATAAAGCCCTGCGCGGAACTGCCCGTACAGTCCGGATATGCCGACTTCAAAAAGGTCTCGAAAAAGATCGATTGCAACCGGTGCTGGTACAGTTGCCGGGGCGAGACGGAATCTTCGTTGAAGATCGGCAGGTTGTGGGAAGGCCTTGAGAGGGTTTGGAAAGCGGGCGTCTAA
- a CDS encoding Gfo/Idh/MocA family oxidoreductase, whose protein sequence is MASDPLRVGVIGLGFGQYHVRGYQACPGVVVETICSRTAATAQRVAKDYGIAETQTDYRAVLDRGDIDAVSICTPVNLHRQMVMEALEAGKHVLCEKPLGLNAGEAKDMLESARRSGKVHMTNFGWRFNGPAFRMKSLLDEGYIGRVYHLNARYMMGYRASPRKAHSWRERRLEAGLGAMGDLGVHLIDMTRWWAGEFERVCALMHTLIPERRAPDSSAMRESELEDACAFLAQMQGGVQAVFHVSRCALYTDFIHIDIHGSDGALHFQFVRDTMQASLKGGQGLRGNLQPLSVPSRQGALSPQRHFVEAIRSGVEADPSFHEGYCVQQVADAITTSEEQQTWVSLS, encoded by the coding sequence ATGGCATCCGACCCGTTGCGCGTGGGGGTAATCGGGCTTGGATTCGGCCAGTACCACGTCCGCGGCTACCAGGCCTGCCCCGGCGTGGTGGTCGAGACCATCTGCAGCAGGACGGCGGCGACCGCCCAGCGCGTGGCGAAGGACTACGGGATCGCCGAGACCCAAACGGATTACCGCGCGGTGCTGGATCGCGGGGACATCGACGCGGTGAGCATCTGCACGCCCGTGAACCTGCACCGGCAGATGGTCATGGAGGCCCTTGAAGCCGGCAAGCACGTGCTTTGCGAGAAGCCGCTCGGATTGAATGCCGGAGAAGCGAAAGACATGCTCGAAAGCGCCCGCCGGAGCGGCAAGGTCCACATGACCAATTTCGGCTGGCGGTTCAATGGTCCAGCCTTTCGCATGAAATCCCTGCTCGACGAGGGCTACATCGGCAGGGTCTACCACCTGAACGCCCGCTACATGATGGGGTACCGGGCGAGTCCCCGGAAAGCGCACAGCTGGCGGGAGCGGCGCCTGGAGGCGGGGCTCGGCGCCATGGGCGACCTCGGCGTGCACCTGATCGACATGACACGGTGGTGGGCCGGTGAGTTCGAACGGGTGTGCGCGTTGATGCACACGCTCATCCCCGAACGTCGCGCGCCGGACTCCTCCGCCATGCGGGAATCCGAGCTCGAAGACGCCTGCGCCTTCCTCGCCCAGATGCAGGGCGGGGTCCAGGCCGTGTTCCACGTAAGCCGGTGCGCACTGTACACGGACTTCATTCACATCGACATCCACGGAAGCGACGGTGCGCTGCATTTCCAATTCGTACGGGACACCATGCAGGCCAGTCTGAAGGGCGGCCAGGGGCTGCGGGGCAACCTACAGCCGCTGTCCGTGCCGTCCCGGCAAGGCGCGCTGTCTCCGCAGCGGCACTTCGTCGAAGCGATCCGGTCCGGCGTCGAAGCCGATCCGAGTTTCCACGAAGGGTACTGCGTGCAACAGGTCGCCGACGCCATAACCACCTCCGAGGAGCAGCAGACATGGGTATCCCTTTCCTGA
- a CDS encoding Gfo/Idh/MocA family oxidoreductase, with protein MKVKIGFLGVAHPHARPHFRTLELLDEVSGIVAWDEDEEALERLRREDHPKLEPGQPTFERIMEREDIPIVVSLATNDRNPEWVIRAAKAGKHVLTEKPVAASSADMAPLLDAVRGAGVRLGVYYTWRSHPIVNDLRALIGAGVIGKLLSVEGRMVTSQVRFRDPSHWLFRKRIAGGGILSWLGCHWIDAIRYITRDEVAAVTAMVDTLNEQPIDVEDTAGVIMRMGSGAIATLHAGYLLPISQAGYMSGSYDTYLGFRGLEGNITWYPTDEDRPIVVESTSKTWNATPRRELKYVVAESEAYGGRYGQDFVGRFIASAMGAGQSAGSASPDGPDGQSDSDGPNDPSSPYDDGENALRVLRIIEAAYRSSETGCMVSLEQDREG; from the coding sequence ATGAAGGTCAAGATCGGTTTCCTGGGGGTGGCCCATCCGCACGCCCGTCCCCATTTCCGCACCCTGGAGCTGCTGGACGAGGTGTCGGGCATCGTGGCCTGGGACGAAGATGAAGAAGCGCTTGAACGGTTGCGGCGCGAGGACCATCCCAAGCTGGAACCGGGACAACCTACCTTCGAACGGATCATGGAGCGGGAGGACATCCCCATCGTCGTTTCGCTGGCGACGAATGACCGGAATCCCGAATGGGTGATCCGGGCGGCGAAGGCGGGAAAGCATGTCCTGACCGAGAAACCGGTCGCGGCCAGCAGCGCGGACATGGCGCCCCTGCTCGACGCGGTTCGCGGCGCCGGGGTCCGTCTGGGCGTCTACTACACCTGGCGGTCCCATCCCATCGTCAATGATCTCAGGGCGTTGATCGGCGCGGGTGTCATCGGAAAGTTGTTGTCCGTAGAAGGCCGGATGGTCACGTCCCAGGTCCGTTTCCGCGACCCTTCGCACTGGCTGTTCCGGAAGCGGATTGCCGGCGGCGGCATCCTCAGCTGGCTGGGCTGCCACTGGATCGACGCGATCCGGTACATCACGCGGGACGAGGTCGCGGCCGTTACCGCCATGGTGGATACGTTGAACGAGCAGCCCATCGACGTAGAGGATACGGCCGGGGTGATCATGCGGATGGGCAGCGGTGCGATCGCCACGCTTCACGCCGGATACCTCCTGCCCATCAGCCAGGCCGGGTACATGTCGGGCAGCTACGACACCTACCTGGGTTTCCGCGGTCTGGAGGGCAACATCACCTGGTATCCCACCGATGAGGATCGGCCCATTGTTGTCGAGAGCACGTCGAAGACCTGGAACGCCACGCCCCGCCGTGAATTGAAGTACGTCGTCGCGGAATCCGAGGCATACGGGGGCCGGTATGGTCAGGATTTCGTGGGGCGGTTCATCGCTTCGGCCATGGGGGCCGGTCAATCCGCCGGATCGGCCAGCCCGGATGGCCCGGACGGCCAGAGCGACTCGGACGGCCCGAACGACCCGAGCAGCCCATACGATGACGGGGAGAACGCCCTGCGCGTGCTGCGGATCATCGAAGCCGCGTACCGGTCCAGCGAAACGGGCTGCATGGTTTCCCTGGAACAGGACCGGGAGGGTTAA
- the uvrA gene encoding excinuclease ABC subunit UvrA yields the protein MPARNDLILNTSETDLHPMGGTTIQIKGARVHNLKNVNLDLPKDALICFTGVSGSGKSSLAFDTLYAEGQRRYVESLSAYARQFLGQMQKPDVDRITGLAPAISIEQKAAGLNPRSTVGTITEIYDFLRVLYARVGVPHCTKCGERIGAQTLEQIVARILALPEGTRMLVMAPVIQGRRGEYRDLFEDLRRQGYLRARVNGEVVNLSEDPDLDRNMRHTIEVVTDRLVMREDIRTRLVEAVEGALHLGQGTVMVQLEEDGRTSDLLFSTRYACNKCDLSYEEPTPQLFSFNSPQGMCANCHGLGTMMRIEPRLIVPDPSKSINEGAIEPLGTIANLWKRHFYEGIAGHVGFSLDTPWERLAEEARRVVLYGLGYKRITFTFRNGKGGEWSHKDRFNGVVNDLEKRYHTLKSQRHKAELERYMAIGECDQCHGERLKPEALSVTLGGHSIAALCRLPILDIRAFFEELSLSDAERQIGDEALKEIIARLEFLLNVGLEYLTLERTAPTLSGGEAQRIRLASQIGRGLVGVMYVLDEPSIGLHPRDNRRLLDTLGYLRDQGNTVIIVEHDEETMWASDHIVDFGPGAGVNGGEIVAEGRPGVVAASTASLTGQYLCGKKTIPVPVSRRGVNDSWLTILGARQNNLKNLDVRLPVGRFTCVTGVSGSGKSSLINDILYAALARSLNKAGTQPGEFDGLKGVSHLDKVINIDQAPIGRTPRSNPATYTKVFDAIRALFAETPEARLRGYKPGRFSFNVRGGRCEACEGNGATRVEMDFLADMWVSCPVCEGRRFDRETLEVKYKGHSIADVLGLDVQEALDIFEHVPSIARVLRTLYDVGLGYIKLGQPAPTLSGGEAQRIKLGRELCKRSTGRTMYVLDEPTTGLHFEDITHLLAVLNAFVDKGNTVVVIEHNIDVIKTADWIIDLGPEGGEAGGRVIAEGTPETVADVAESSTGQILAKVLRPRMSPGPSAATPAIPESLPATPESLPAIPESTPAAGQSTGADDRTADADGKTAGADDRTAGADGHIREITVRGAREHNLNDLSVTIPRDRMTVFTGVSGSGKTSLALDTIYAEGQRRYVESLSAYARQFLQQMQKPKVDHIVGLSPAISIEQKSPGRNPRSTVGTITEIYEYLRGLYALVGVPHCPACRVPIGAQTPSQIVDRIMTLPDRTRATLHAPLEPEGAEGYDVLLDRARRNGFIRVRIDGELRRLEEDIEIDRRRRHELCVVVDRIVMQGDVRQRLADSVETALELSGGLLIAEVEEPDTAGPRDIRFSRYYSCPSCGNSYDEPTPQSFSFNHRTGMCPECEGLGTQPGIDLDLLIPHRGKPVREAAAAIWGDGAAGEGAAGVSPMGERSLLDLLEQVASSHGFTLETPVDALSPEQLQVLLYGSDRWVDDQRVPGLSFQFRGIFPTVELVARYANRFPELARMLQPTPCPACEGGRLRPESLSVLIDGVSIAGLCALPVDRAMDFIEKLELSASQREVAGEVLTEIRNRVRFLLDVGLEYLTLDRRAPTLSGGEAQRIRLASQIGSGLTGVLYVLDEPTIGLHPRDNLRLIEALENLRDLGNTLIMVEHDRDTLEHADNLVDFGPGAGVIGGRIVGQGAPESLKEHEASLTGRYLADRLRIEVPTDRRKPGRNRLRIIGARQNNLKNIDVTLPLGVFICVTGVSGSGKSSLVNDILYPVLASTLHRAQVNPGPHDEIKGLRFVDKVINIDQTPIGHSPRSDPCTYVGLFAPIRQLFARTVEARMRGYEPRRFSFNVPAGRCEACQGLGVRKIEMHFLADVWMTCEVCDGKRFMKETLEVTYKGRTIADVLDMTVAEALEHFENVPRIRRMLQTLYDVGLDYIKLGQSAVTLSGGEAQRVKLAKELSRPGTGKTIYLLDEPTTGLHFDDIRKLLTVLNRLVDKGNTVLVIEHNLDIIKTADWIVDLGPEGGDRGGHVVAAGTPEEIAGSLSHTGRILSRELAGVD from the coding sequence GTGCCGGCGCGAAACGACCTGATTCTCAACACCTCGGAAACCGACCTTCATCCCATGGGCGGAACGACCATACAGATCAAAGGGGCCCGCGTTCACAACCTGAAGAACGTGAACCTGGACCTGCCGAAAGACGCGCTGATCTGCTTTACCGGCGTATCCGGTTCAGGCAAGTCCTCGCTGGCCTTCGACACCCTCTACGCCGAGGGCCAGCGGCGGTACGTCGAATCGCTCTCCGCCTACGCAAGGCAGTTCCTCGGCCAGATGCAGAAACCGGACGTCGACCGGATCACGGGACTGGCGCCGGCCATTTCCATCGAACAGAAAGCCGCCGGGCTCAATCCCCGGTCCACCGTCGGGACGATCACGGAGATCTACGACTTCCTGCGCGTGCTCTACGCCCGTGTGGGGGTGCCCCACTGCACGAAGTGCGGGGAACGGATCGGGGCGCAGACCCTCGAACAGATCGTCGCCCGGATCCTGGCGCTGCCGGAAGGTACGCGGATGCTCGTCATGGCGCCGGTGATCCAGGGGCGCCGCGGCGAGTACCGTGACCTGTTCGAGGACCTGCGCCGGCAGGGCTATCTGCGGGCACGGGTGAACGGCGAGGTCGTCAACCTCTCCGAAGATCCGGACCTCGACCGCAACATGCGGCACACGATCGAAGTGGTGACGGACCGGCTCGTCATGCGGGAAGACATCCGCACCCGGCTGGTCGAAGCCGTCGAAGGCGCGTTGCACCTGGGACAGGGTACCGTCATGGTCCAGCTAGAGGAAGACGGCCGGACTTCCGACTTGCTCTTCAGCACCCGGTACGCCTGCAACAAGTGCGATCTGAGTTACGAAGAACCGACGCCGCAGCTGTTCTCCTTCAACAGTCCGCAGGGCATGTGCGCCAACTGCCACGGCCTGGGCACCATGATGCGGATCGAACCCAGGCTCATCGTGCCCGATCCGTCGAAGTCCATCAACGAGGGCGCGATCGAACCCCTTGGGACGATCGCCAATCTATGGAAACGGCACTTCTACGAAGGGATCGCCGGGCACGTGGGATTCAGCCTGGATACGCCGTGGGAGCGCCTGGCCGAAGAGGCGCGGCGGGTGGTGCTGTACGGACTGGGCTACAAGCGCATCACCTTTACGTTCCGCAACGGAAAGGGCGGCGAATGGTCGCACAAGGACCGGTTCAACGGGGTCGTAAACGACCTCGAAAAGCGGTACCATACGCTCAAGTCCCAGCGGCACAAGGCCGAACTCGAACGGTACATGGCCATCGGGGAGTGCGACCAATGCCACGGCGAACGCCTGAAGCCCGAAGCGCTGTCCGTCACCCTGGGCGGCCATTCCATCGCCGCGCTGTGCCGGCTGCCCATCCTCGACATCCGCGCGTTCTTCGAGGAACTGTCCCTGTCGGACGCCGAACGCCAGATCGGCGACGAAGCGCTTAAAGAGATCATCGCCCGGCTCGAATTCCTGCTCAACGTGGGCCTCGAATACCTGACGCTCGAACGTACGGCGCCGACGCTTTCCGGCGGGGAGGCGCAGCGCATTCGGCTCGCCAGCCAGATCGGCCGCGGGCTCGTCGGCGTGATGTACGTGCTGGATGAACCGAGCATCGGCCTGCATCCCAGGGACAACCGGCGCCTGCTGGATACCCTGGGCTATTTGCGTGACCAGGGCAATACGGTCATCATCGTCGAACACGATGAAGAGACCATGTGGGCGTCCGACCACATCGTGGATTTCGGCCCGGGCGCAGGCGTCAACGGCGGCGAGATCGTGGCCGAGGGCCGTCCCGGCGTCGTGGCCGCCAGCACGGCTTCGCTGACCGGCCAGTACCTGTGCGGGAAGAAGACGATCCCCGTTCCGGTCTCCCGGCGCGGCGTTAACGACAGTTGGCTGACGATCCTGGGCGCGCGCCAGAACAACCTGAAGAACCTGGACGTCCGACTGCCGGTGGGCCGGTTCACCTGCGTCACGGGCGTGTCCGGTTCGGGCAAGAGCTCGCTGATCAACGATATCCTGTACGCGGCCCTGGCCCGGTCGCTGAACAAGGCCGGCACCCAGCCGGGCGAGTTCGACGGCCTCAAGGGCGTGAGTCACCTGGACAAGGTCATCAATATCGACCAGGCGCCTATCGGCCGCACGCCGAGATCGAACCCGGCGACCTATACGAAAGTCTTCGACGCGATCCGCGCCCTCTTTGCCGAAACCCCGGAGGCCAGGTTGCGTGGCTACAAGCCTGGCCGTTTCAGCTTCAACGTGCGGGGCGGCCGGTGCGAGGCCTGCGAAGGCAACGGCGCGACGCGGGTGGAGATGGATTTCCTGGCGGACATGTGGGTTTCCTGTCCCGTCTGCGAGGGCAGGCGGTTCGACCGTGAGACCCTGGAGGTGAAGTACAAGGGGCATTCCATCGCCGACGTACTCGGGCTGGACGTGCAGGAAGCGCTGGATATCTTCGAGCACGTTCCTTCCATCGCCCGGGTGCTCCGGACCCTCTATGACGTGGGCCTGGGGTATATCAAGCTGGGCCAGCCCGCGCCCACGCTGTCGGGCGGCGAGGCGCAGCGCATCAAGCTGGGGCGCGAGCTGTGCAAGCGCAGCACGGGGCGGACCATGTACGTGCTGGACGAACCCACGACCGGCCTGCACTTCGAAGACATCACCCACCTGCTCGCCGTGCTGAACGCCTTCGTGGACAAGGGAAACACCGTCGTCGTCATCGAGCACAACATCGACGTGATCAAGACCGCCGACTGGATCATCGACCTGGGACCGGAGGGTGGAGAAGCGGGCGGGCGCGTCATCGCCGAGGGGACGCCGGAGACTGTCGCGGACGTCGCCGAATCTTCCACCGGCCAGATCCTGGCCAAGGTGCTGCGGCCTCGCATGTCGCCAGGGCCTTCGGCGGCGACGCCGGCGATTCCGGAATCACTGCCGGCGACCCCAGAATCATTGCCGGCGATTCCGGAATCTACGCCGGCCGCCGGGCAGTCAACGGGTGCAGACGACCGGACCGCCGACGCGGACGGCAAAACTGCCGGAGCAGACGACCGGACCGCCGGAGCAGACGGCCACATCCGGGAGATCACCGTACGCGGCGCGCGGGAACACAACCTGAACGATCTCTCCGTGACGATCCCCCGGGACCGGATGACGGTGTTCACGGGCGTATCGGGCTCGGGGAAGACCTCCCTGGCCCTCGATACGATCTACGCGGAAGGCCAGCGAAGGTACGTGGAATCCCTGTCCGCCTATGCGCGGCAGTTCCTCCAGCAGATGCAGAAACCGAAGGTGGACCACATCGTCGGCCTTTCCCCGGCCATTTCCATCGAACAGAAGTCCCCGGGCCGGAACCCTCGTTCCACGGTGGGTACCATCACGGAGATCTACGAGTACCTGCGAGGGCTCTATGCCCTCGTGGGCGTCCCCCACTGTCCGGCCTGCCGGGTGCCCATCGGCGCGCAGACACCGAGCCAGATCGTGGACCGCATCATGACCCTTCCGGACCGGACCCGCGCCACGCTCCACGCCCCGCTGGAACCCGAAGGCGCCGAGGGGTACGACGTCCTCCTGGACCGGGCCCGCCGGAACGGGTTCATCCGGGTACGCATCGACGGCGAATTGCGGCGGCTTGAGGAGGACATTGAGATCGACCGGCGGCGGCGCCACGAGTTGTGCGTGGTGGTGGACCGGATCGTCATGCAGGGCGACGTGCGCCAGCGCCTGGCCGACTCGGTGGAGACGGCCCTGGAACTTTCGGGAGGGTTGCTGATCGCCGAGGTGGAGGAGCCGGACACCGCCGGACCCCGCGACATCCGTTTCAGCCGGTACTATTCCTGTCCGTCCTGCGGCAACAGCTACGACGAGCCCACGCCCCAGAGCTTCTCCTTCAACCACCGTACGGGCATGTGCCCCGAATGCGAGGGACTCGGTACCCAGCCCGGGATCGATCTGGACCTGCTGATACCCCATCGCGGGAAACCGGTGCGTGAAGCCGCGGCCGCGATCTGGGGGGATGGCGCCGCGGGGGAAGGTGCAGCAGGTGTAAGCCCCATGGGCGAGCGGTCTTTGCTCGACCTGCTGGAACAGGTGGCGTCCTCGCATGGATTTACCCTTGAGACGCCGGTCGACGCCTTGTCGCCGGAACAGCTCCAGGTATTGCTCTATGGAAGCGACCGGTGGGTGGACGACCAGCGAGTACCCGGCCTGTCCTTCCAGTTCCGGGGCATCTTCCCGACGGTGGAACTGGTCGCCCGGTACGCGAACCGCTTCCCTGAGCTGGCCCGTATGCTGCAGCCGACGCCCTGTCCGGCCTGTGAGGGTGGGCGCCTCAGGCCCGAGAGCCTTTCCGTGCTGATCGACGGCGTGTCCATTGCAGGGCTCTGCGCCCTCCCCGTCGACCGCGCCATGGACTTCATCGAGAAGCTGGAACTCTCCGCGTCTCAGCGTGAAGTCGCAGGGGAGGTGTTGACGGAGATCCGAAACCGCGTGCGCTTCCTGCTGGACGTGGGGCTGGAGTACCTGACGCTCGACCGCCGGGCGCCCACGCTATCAGGCGGCGAGGCGCAGCGGATCCGTCTGGCCAGCCAGATCGGATCGGGACTGACCGGTGTGCTCTACGTGCTGGACGAGCCCACGATCGGACTCCACCCACGGGATAACCTCAGGCTGATCGAGGCCCTGGAGAACCTGCGCGATCTCGGCAATACCCTCATCATGGTCGAACACGACCGCGACACGCTGGAACATGCCGACAACCTGGTGGACTTCGGTCCGGGAGCCGGCGTGATCGGGGGCCGGATCGTGGGCCAGGGCGCGCCCGAGTCCCTCAAGGAACATGAGGCTTCGCTCACCGGGCGTTACCTCGCCGACCGGCTGCGCATCGAAGTGCCCACGGACCGCCGCAAGCCGGGCCGCAACCGGCTGCGTATCATCGGGGCCCGCCAGAACAACCTGAAGAACATCGACGTGACGCTGCCCCTCGGCGTCTTCATCTGCGTAACGGGGGTGTCCGGATCGGGGAAGAGCTCCCTTGTCAACGATATCCTGTATCCCGTGCTGGCCTCCACCCTGCACCGCGCCCAGGTCAATCCCGGTCCCCACGACGAGATCAAGGGGCTGCGCTTCGTGGACAAGGTCATCAACATCGACCAGACGCCCATCGGCCATTCCCCCCGGTCGGACCCGTGCACCTACGTCGGGCTCTTCGCGCCGATCCGCCAGCTCTTCGCCCGGACCGTGGAGGCCCGCATGCGGGGGTACGAACCCCGGCGGTTCAGCTTCAACGTGCCCGCGGGCCGCTGCGAGGCCTGCCAGGGACTCGGCGTGCGCAAGATCGAGATGCATTTCCTGGCGGATGTGTGGATGACCTGCGAGGTCTGCGACGGGAAGCGCTTCATGAAGGAGACGCTGGAGGTGACCTACAAGGGCAGGACTATCGCCGATGTCCTGGACATGACCGTGGCCGAGGCCCTCGAGCACTTCGAGAACGTGCCCCGCATCCGGCGCATGCTGCAGACGCTGTACGACGTAGGACTCGACTACATCAAGCTGGGCCAGTCGGCCGTCACGCTATCGGGGGGCGAGGCGCAGCGCGTCAAACTCGCGAAGGAACTCTCCCGGCCGGGCACCGGCAAGACCATCTACCTGCTGGACGAGCCGACCACGGGACTTCACTTCGACGACATCCGCAAGCTGTTGACGGTCCTGAACCGGCTGGTGGACAAGGGGAATACGGTGCTGGTAATCGAGCACAACCTGGACATCATCAAGACGGCAGACTGGATCGTCGATCTCGGACCGGAAGGTGGTGACCGGGGCGGTCACGTGGTTGCCGCGGGGACGCCCGAGGAGATCGCCGGATCGCTGTCCCATACCGGGCGGATACTATCGAGAGAACTGGCGGGGGTCGATTAG
- a CDS encoding DUF971 domain-containing protein produces the protein MTGAGMATSCCPRNASGWTARSVPTKTWRCSSSWTIGYLRRPTRYLPRWCGSEPGSLSPAFPIHLALPSRPALRTAPPDSPPPHSPPKGRSDGVVMSTAPPSPEHVALDHPEKGELTVFWNDGSARKYALADLRKACPCATCRDLRDQLSSAGGLTLLANESLDPSVEVIEMSTVGRYALQFTWKDGHNTGIYTYEYLYGSGQDLDGKG, from the coding sequence ATGACTGGCGCAGGCATGGCGACATCCTGTTGTCCGCGGAACGCGAGCGGATGGACGGCCAGAAGCGTTCCCACGAAGACCTGGCGGTGCTCGAGTTCGTGGACGATCGGGTATTTACGTCGTCCGACCCGGTATCTCCCGAGATGGTGCGGGAGCGAACCGGGCAGCCTGAGCCCGGCGTTTCCGATTCACCTGGCGCTTCCGAGTCGCCCGGCGCTCAGGACGGCGCCACCAGACAGCCCGCCACCACACAGCCCGCCGAAGGGTCGGAGTGATGGAGTCGTCATGTCCACCGCACCGCCCTCGCCCGAACACGTTGCCCTCGATCACCCGGAAAAGGGCGAACTGACCGTTTTCTGGAACGACGGCAGCGCAAGAAAGTACGCCCTGGCCGATCTTCGTAAAGCCTGTCCCTGCGCCACCTGCCGCGACCTGCGGGATCAGTTGTCCTCCGCCGGCGGGTTGACCCTGCTTGCCAACGAATCGCTGGATCCGAGTGTCGAAGTGATCGAAATGAGTACCGTCGGCCGCTACGCGCTGCAGTTTACCTGGAAAGACGGCCACAACACCGGCATCTACACGTACGAGTATCTGTACGGTTCGGGACAGGACCTCGACGGGAAAGGCTAA